The genomic stretch TTGGAATCGCGACCATGTGCTCATCCAAGCTAACACCTAAACGTATTCCTGCATCCATCCCTTCCGCAACAATATTTGTCAGACCGTCATCCATGATCAGCTCTAAACGTATTTTCGGATAACGAGATAAAAACTCCCCCAAGTGCGGTTCGATAAGAAGCCGAGCGGCTGTTCTAGAAGCGCTAATACGAATGAGCCCCGCTGGCTCGATATGTAAATCATTCAGCGAATTTAGGGCTTGCTCAATATTGGTCAATGAAGGATGAAGGGTGTCGAGCAAGCGCTGCCCTTCTTCGGTCAGAGACATGTTTCGTGTCGTGCGATTTAGCAGCCTGACTTGAAGTTGTTTTTCTAGCCCTTTCACATGCTGCGACAATGCAGCCCGCGTCACTCCCATTTCGGAGGCGGCTTTCGTAAAACTACGATGGCGCGCTACATGCGCAAACCACGTTAGTGAAGATATTAGG from Vibrio parahaemolyticus encodes the following:
- a CDS encoding LysR family transcriptional regulator, translated to MAIEPSLISSLTWFAHVARHRSFTKAASEMGVTRAALSQHVKGLEKQLQVRLLNRTTRNMSLTEEGQRLLDTLHPSLTNIEQALNSLNDLHIEPAGLIRISASRTAARLLIEPHLGEFLSRYPKIRLELIMDDGLTNIVAEGMDAGIRLGVSLDEHMVAIPITPNLTNAIVGSPDYFKRYGKPETPNDLEYHNCLAYRFTSSGTLDHWSLTSPDVDKHTVIFEPKGNAVFNDDYSMLQAAIQGVGLIKHIDLWVLKYLEEGKLERVFVDWCKPFPGFYLYIPSRENMPKKIRVLMDFLIEKRAEL